In the genome of Variovorax sp. PAMC26660, the window CCGAACGCCTGCATGTACGGCACGGCGTTGGCCAGCGCGTCGGCCGGGTCGCCGGTGGACCATGCGGCCTCGGTGGCGCTGCCGATGCGCTGCAGCGCGGCGCCCAGCGCCTTGGCGTTGGCCGCCAGCGCCGGCACCTTGGCCGCGCGGGCGATGGTGGCGGTGATGCGGCCGGCCAGCAGTTGCAGGCCACGGCCCTTTTCCATCAGCACCTTGCGGCCCAGCAGGTCGGCCGCCTGGATGCCGTGCGTGCCCTCGTGGATCATGTTCAGGCGGTTGTCGCGCCAGTACTGCTCCACCGGAAAGTCGCGCGTGTAGCCGTAGCCGCCGTGCACCTGGATCGCGAGCGAATTGGCTTCCAGGCACCACTCGCTCGGCCAGCTCTTGGCGATGGGCGTGAGCACTTCGAGCAGCAGGCGTGCATCGTCGGCCGATTGCGCCTGCCCCGTCTTCTGTTCGTCGACCAGCTTGGCGCAGTACAGCTCCAGCGCCAGCGCGCCTTCGCAATACGCCTTCTGCGCGAGCAGCATGCGGCGCACGTCGGCGTGTTCGATGATGCGGACCTGCGGCGCGGCCGAGTCTTTGACCACGGCTGCCCCTGCTGCTTCCGGCTTCTTCACCAGCCGGCCTTGCGGACGGCTCTTGGCGTATTCGAGCGAGGCGTGATAGCCCGCCATGCCGAGCATGGTGGCGGCTGTGCCGACGCCGATGCGTGCCTCGTTCATCATGTGGAACATGCAGTGCAGGCCCTTGCCCGGAGCGCCGACCAGGTAGCCGACAGCACCCGCCTTGCCATCGACCGGATACTTGCCCTCGCCGAAGTTCAGCAGCGTGTTGGTGGTGCCGCGCCAGCCCAGCTTGTGGTTCAGGCCCGCGAGCGCCACGTCGTTGCGGTCGCCGGTCAGTGCGCCCTTCGTGTCCACCATGCGCTTGGGCACGATGAACAGCGAGATGCCGCGCGTGCCCGGCACCAGCTTGCCGTTTTCGTCCGGAATCTTGGCCAGCACGATGTGCACGATGTTCTCGGTCAGCTCGTGGTCGCCGGACGAGATCCACATCTTGTTGCCCGTGAGGCGGTAGCGCGGGCCCAGCGGGTCGTTCTGGAAATCGGCGCTATCGGGCACGGCGCGCGTGGCCACGTCGCTCAGCGACGAACCGGCCTGCGGCTCCGACAGGCACATGGTGCCGGCCCAGCGGCCCGAAAATTCGTTCTTGGCGAACACCTCTTTCTGCATCTCGGTGCCGTGCACCATCAGCAGGTTGGCGTTGCCGCTCGTGAGCATGTTCGAGCCAATGCTCACCGAAGCCATCGCGAAGAAGCTGTTGGCCGCGGCGGACAGCGTGTACGGCAGTTGCATGCCGCCGATGTCGTAGTCCTGCGCGGCGCTCATCATTCCCGATTCGACAAAAGCCTTGTGCGCATCGTGCGTGGCCTTCGGCAAGATGACCTTCTCGCCATCGAAATGCGGCTCCTGCAGGTCGACCGTGCGGTTGAACGGCGCGTACTTCTCGCGCGCAATGCGCTCGCAGGTGTCGAGCACCGCATCGAAGGTTTCGCGCGAGTGGTCGGCAAAGCGTTCGCGCTGGTTGAGAGCTTCGGCGTCGAGCCAGTCGTACAGGAGGAAATCGAGGGTGGAACGCAGGCT includes:
- a CDS encoding acyl-CoA dehydrogenase, with translation MSLRSTLDFLLYDWLDAEALNQRERFADHSRETFDAVLDTCERIAREKYAPFNRTVDLQEPHFDGEKVILPKATHDAHKAFVESGMMSAAQDYDIGGMQLPYTLSAAANSFFAMASVSIGSNMLTSGNANLLMVHGTEMQKEVFAKNEFSGRWAGTMCLSEPQAGSSLSDVATRAVPDSADFQNDPLGPRYRLTGNKMWISSGDHELTENIVHIVLAKIPDENGKLVPGTRGISLFIVPKRMVDTKGALTGDRNDVALAGLNHKLGWRGTTNTLLNFGEGKYPVDGKAGAVGYLVGAPGKGLHCMFHMMNEARIGVGTAATMLGMAGYHASLEYAKSRPQGRLVKKPEAAGAAVVKDSAAPQVRIIEHADVRRMLLAQKAYCEGALALELYCAKLVDEQKTGQAQSADDARLLLEVLTPIAKSWPSEWCLEANSLAIQVHGGYGYTRDFPVEQYWRDNRLNMIHEGTHGIQAADLLGRKVLMEKGRGLQLLAGRITATIARAAKVPALAANAKALGAALQRIGSATEAAWSTGDPADALANAVPYMQAFGHTVLAWIWLDVAQRALEIDSEKARAVTAGKIGATDYFFHYELPKIGAWLNVVESRDPTCTALPEDAF